In a genomic window of Punica granatum isolate Tunisia-2019 chromosome 6, ASM765513v2, whole genome shotgun sequence:
- the LOC116211862 gene encoding caffeoylshikimate esterase isoform X2 yields MTMMHVLYEEEYIQNSRGVKLFTCRWLPSSTSKSSSSSSSPTSPRALVFICHGYGMECSGFMRECGMRLATAGYAVFGIDYEGHGRSMGARCYIKKFENIINDCDDFFKSVCARGEYRGKSRFLYGESMGGAVALLLHKKDPTFWTGAVLVAPMCKISEKVKPHPVVVNLLTKVEEIIPKWKIVPTKDVINSAFKDPIKREQVRSNKLIYQDKPRLKTALEMLRVSMKLEDTLHEVTLPFFVLHGEADVVTDPEVSKSLYEQANSRDKTIRLYPGMWHGLTSGEPDDNIEIVFADIITWLERRSKEKHHDRAVSAQSPSQSYLSNGIERLAISATMGTLRTPQRQSNSGSYLCGLKGRRSFRHSAM; encoded by the exons ATGACCATGATGCATGTTTTGTATGAGGAG GAGTACATCCAAAACTCAAGGGGGGTGAAGCTCTTCACTTGCAGATGGTTGCCTTCTTCTACTTctaaatcatcatcatcatcatcatctccaACAAGCCCAAGGGCTCTTGTCTTCATATGCCATG GGTATGGCATGGAATGCAGTGGCTTCATGAGAG AATGCGGGATGAGGCTGGCTACAGCAGGGTATGCTGTGTTTGGGATCGATTATGAAGGTCATGGGCGTTCCATGGGGGCCCGATGCTACATCAAGAAGTTCGAGAACATTATAAATGACTGCGACGATTTCTTCAAGTCCGTTTGCG CTCGAGGAGAGTACAGAGGCAAGAGCAGGTTCTTGTATGGGGAGTCCATGGGAGGAGCAGTCGCTTTGCTTCTTCACAAGAAAGACCCCACATTTTGGACCGGCGCAGTTCTCGTCGCGCCAATGTGTAAG ATATCAGAGAAGGTGAAGCCACATCCTGTGGTAGTGAATCTTCTGACAAAGGTGGAGGAGATCATTCCTAAATGGAAAATTGTGCCCACAAAAGATGTTATCAATTCGGCCTTCAAGGACCCCATCAAAAGGGAACAG GTCAGGAGCAACAAATTGATATACCAAGACAAACCCAGGCTAAAAACAGCTCTGGAGATGCTGAGAGTTAGCATGAAGCTCGAAGATACTCTACACGAG GTTACCTTGCCGTTCTTCGTGCTGCATGGGGAAGCAGATGTGGTGACGGACCCGGAGGTGAGCAAGTCGTTGTATGAGCAGGCGAACAGCAGGGACAAGACCATTAGACTGTACCCCGGAATGTGGCACGGCCTCACATCCGGAGAGCCAGATGACAACATCGAGATTGTCTTTGCAGATATCATCACCTGGCTTGAAAGACGCAGCAAGGAGAAGCATCACGATCGTGCTGTGAGCGCCCAGTCTCCATCTCAATCATATTTGAGCAACGGCATCGAGAGACTGGCCATCTCTGCCACGATGGGCACACTAAGGACCCCGCAGAGGCAGTCGAATAGCGGTAGCTACCTGTGTGGATTGAAAGGCCGCCGGTCGTTCCGGCACTCTGCAATGTAG
- the LOC116211862 gene encoding caffeoylshikimate esterase isoform X1 encodes MTMMHVLYEEEYIQNSRGVKLFTCRWLPSSTSKSSSSSSSPTSPRALVFICHGYGMECSGFMRGRAECGMRLATAGYAVFGIDYEGHGRSMGARCYIKKFENIINDCDDFFKSVCARGEYRGKSRFLYGESMGGAVALLLHKKDPTFWTGAVLVAPMCKISEKVKPHPVVVNLLTKVEEIIPKWKIVPTKDVINSAFKDPIKREQVRSNKLIYQDKPRLKTALEMLRVSMKLEDTLHEVTLPFFVLHGEADVVTDPEVSKSLYEQANSRDKTIRLYPGMWHGLTSGEPDDNIEIVFADIITWLERRSKEKHHDRAVSAQSPSQSYLSNGIERLAISATMGTLRTPQRQSNSGSYLCGLKGRRSFRHSAM; translated from the exons ATGACCATGATGCATGTTTTGTATGAGGAG GAGTACATCCAAAACTCAAGGGGGGTGAAGCTCTTCACTTGCAGATGGTTGCCTTCTTCTACTTctaaatcatcatcatcatcatcatctccaACAAGCCCAAGGGCTCTTGTCTTCATATGCCATG GGTATGGCATGGAATGCAGTGGCTTCATGAGAG GTCGTGCAGAATGCGGGATGAGGCTGGCTACAGCAGGGTATGCTGTGTTTGGGATCGATTATGAAGGTCATGGGCGTTCCATGGGGGCCCGATGCTACATCAAGAAGTTCGAGAACATTATAAATGACTGCGACGATTTCTTCAAGTCCGTTTGCG CTCGAGGAGAGTACAGAGGCAAGAGCAGGTTCTTGTATGGGGAGTCCATGGGAGGAGCAGTCGCTTTGCTTCTTCACAAGAAAGACCCCACATTTTGGACCGGCGCAGTTCTCGTCGCGCCAATGTGTAAG ATATCAGAGAAGGTGAAGCCACATCCTGTGGTAGTGAATCTTCTGACAAAGGTGGAGGAGATCATTCCTAAATGGAAAATTGTGCCCACAAAAGATGTTATCAATTCGGCCTTCAAGGACCCCATCAAAAGGGAACAG GTCAGGAGCAACAAATTGATATACCAAGACAAACCCAGGCTAAAAACAGCTCTGGAGATGCTGAGAGTTAGCATGAAGCTCGAAGATACTCTACACGAG GTTACCTTGCCGTTCTTCGTGCTGCATGGGGAAGCAGATGTGGTGACGGACCCGGAGGTGAGCAAGTCGTTGTATGAGCAGGCGAACAGCAGGGACAAGACCATTAGACTGTACCCCGGAATGTGGCACGGCCTCACATCCGGAGAGCCAGATGACAACATCGAGATTGTCTTTGCAGATATCATCACCTGGCTTGAAAGACGCAGCAAGGAGAAGCATCACGATCGTGCTGTGAGCGCCCAGTCTCCATCTCAATCATATTTGAGCAACGGCATCGAGAGACTGGCCATCTCTGCCACGATGGGCACACTAAGGACCCCGCAGAGGCAGTCGAATAGCGGTAGCTACCTGTGTGGATTGAAAGGCCGCCGGTCGTTCCGGCACTCTGCAATGTAG